In a single window of the Rhodoferax saidenbachensis genome:
- a CDS encoding quinone-dependent dihydroorotate dehydrogenase — MSLVPYALARRVLFSLDAEVAHEITMAGLAATQGNPLKLAYCAPRVDDPIEVAGLKFPNRVGMAAGLDKNARCIDGLGAMGFGFVEVGTVTPLAQPGNPKPRMFRLPEASALINRLGFNNEGLDAFVDHVQRSALRRQKNQSLLLGLNIGKNAATPIERATEDYLTCLDGVYAHADYITVNISSPNTQNLRSLQSDAALDALLGAIAERRELLAQKHGQPDGKGGMSPRRVPIFLKIAPDLDEAQIAVIAATLQRYGCDSSGKVTNAWGVIGTNTTLARDAVQGMAHAEETGGLSGAPVLAKSNAVIAQLRAALGPQFPIIGVGGILTADDAVSKIKAGADLVQIYTGLIYSGPELVRDAARAIKALRG, encoded by the coding sequence GGACGCCGAGGTGGCCCATGAAATCACCATGGCGGGCCTGGCCGCCACGCAGGGCAACCCGCTGAAACTCGCCTACTGCGCCCCGCGAGTGGACGACCCGATTGAGGTCGCAGGCCTCAAATTCCCCAACCGGGTGGGCATGGCCGCCGGGCTGGACAAGAACGCCCGCTGTATCGACGGCCTGGGCGCCATGGGCTTTGGCTTTGTCGAAGTGGGCACGGTCACGCCGCTGGCCCAGCCCGGCAACCCCAAGCCACGCATGTTCCGCCTGCCCGAGGCCAGCGCGCTGATCAACCGCTTGGGCTTCAACAACGAAGGACTGGATGCCTTTGTCGACCACGTGCAGCGCTCGGCGCTGCGCCGCCAGAAAAATCAGTCCCTGTTGCTGGGGCTGAATATCGGCAAGAACGCCGCCACGCCCATTGAGCGCGCCACCGAGGACTACCTGACCTGCCTGGACGGCGTCTACGCCCATGCCGACTACATCACGGTCAATATCTCCAGCCCCAATACGCAGAACCTGCGTTCACTGCAAAGCGATGCGGCGCTGGACGCGCTCTTGGGTGCGATTGCCGAACGGCGCGAACTGCTGGCGCAAAAGCACGGTCAACCGGACGGCAAAGGCGGCATGTCACCACGCCGCGTGCCCATCTTCCTGAAAATCGCCCCCGATCTGGACGAAGCCCAGATCGCCGTGATTGCCGCCACACTGCAACGCTACGGCTGCGACAGCAGTGGCAAAGTCACCAATGCCTGGGGCGTGATCGGCACCAACACCACATTGGCACGTGATGCCGTCCAAGGCATGGCGCATGCCGAAGAAACCGGCGGCCTGTCGGGCGCACCCGTGCTGGCCAAGAGCAATGCGGTAATTGCGCAGTTGCGTGCGGCGCTGGGCCCACAGTTCCCCATCATTGGCGTGGGCGGCATTCTGACCGCCGACGATGCCGTGAGCAAGATCAAGGCGGGGGCGGATCTGGTGCAGATCTACACCGGGCTAATCTACAGCGGGCCGGAGCTGGTGCGGGATGCCGCGCGGGCGATCAAGGCTTTGCGCGGTTAG
- a CDS encoding NAD(P)/FAD-dependent oxidoreductase, with the protein MEQVDCVVIGAGVVGLAVARALALAGHEVLVLEACNAIGTQTSARNSEVIHAGIYYAKDSLKAQLCVRGKALLYDYCAERNVPHSRCGKFIVATADAQVAQLQAIRAKAAANGVNDLVLLTAEQARAAEPALQCLAALHSPSTGIVDSHALMLSLLADLENAGGILALNSPLARAEIAQAAITLIAEEGTQLRAKSVVNAAGLHAPALAARFAGLAARHVPTPHYAKGNYFTLAGRAPFSHLIYPVPEAAGLGVHLTLDLGGQAKFGPDVQWVDNPDDLVVDARRGDAFYAEVRKYWPDLPDGALQPAYAGMRPKINGPTEAARDFCIQGPKDHGVAGLVNLFGIESPGLTSSLAIGECVAELLAD; encoded by the coding sequence ATGGAGCAGGTGGACTGTGTTGTTATCGGGGCGGGCGTAGTCGGTCTGGCCGTAGCGCGCGCGCTGGCACTGGCCGGGCACGAGGTGCTGGTACTCGAAGCCTGCAACGCCATCGGCACACAAACCAGTGCGCGCAACAGCGAAGTCATCCACGCCGGCATCTACTACGCGAAAGATTCGCTCAAGGCCCAGTTGTGTGTGCGTGGCAAGGCGCTGCTGTATGACTACTGCGCTGAGCGCAACGTGCCACATAGCCGATGCGGGAAATTCATAGTCGCCACTGCGGACGCACAGGTTGCGCAGTTGCAAGCCATACGGGCCAAAGCGGCGGCGAATGGCGTGAACGATTTGGTGTTGCTGACTGCAGAGCAGGCCCGCGCCGCCGAGCCCGCTTTGCAGTGCCTGGCGGCGCTGCATTCCCCGTCCACGGGCATTGTGGACAGCCATGCGCTCATGTTGTCGCTCCTGGCCGATCTGGAGAATGCCGGTGGCATTTTGGCATTAAATTCGCCTCTAGCCCGCGCAGAGATTGCGCAAGCAGCTATTACTTTAATAGCGGAAGAGGGCACCCAGCTGCGGGCCAAAAGCGTAGTGAACGCGGCGGGCCTGCACGCCCCGGCGCTGGCCGCGCGCTTTGCGGGGCTGGCCGCGCGCCATGTACCCACACCGCATTACGCAAAGGGCAATTACTTCACGCTGGCTGGCCGCGCGCCGTTCTCCCACCTGATCTACCCGGTGCCCGAAGCAGCGGGCCTGGGCGTGCACCTGACGCTGGACCTGGGCGGCCAGGCCAAGTTTGGCCCCGATGTGCAGTGGGTCGATAACCCCGACGATCTGGTGGTGGACGCGCGCCGTGGCGATGCCTTTTACGCCGAGGTGCGCAAGTACTGGCCCGACCTGCCGGACGGTGCGTTGCAGCCGGCCTACGCGGGCATGCGGCCCAAGATCAACGGGCCGACGGAAGCTGCACGGGATTTTTGCATCCAGGGTCCCAAGGACCACGGCGTGGCTGGGCTGGTGAACTTGTTTGGTATCGAATCGCCTGGGCTGACCAGTTCGTTGGCGATTGGTGAGTGCGTCGCTGAATTGCTGGCTGACTAA
- a CDS encoding alpha/beta hydrolase has protein sequence MAPSAFDSPAPAPARRLWLRLVLGLLGLILVAGAVFLTGPRNEFGPDTPTQRALPPQDIAALDAWLQTSEATYTDIRPGNAKGIVWNSTNHERTPWAVVYIHGFSASRLETAPVAERVAKELGANTFYTRLAGHGRSGAAMGEASPQDWMADAIEAVRIGKTLGERVLVISCSTGSTLATWLATSAEGNSVAAHAFISPNFGPKDKRSEIINGPWGKNIALALEGENRGWTPEDKRETQAWTTRYPTRALFPMMAMVKHVRESDLSTFQTPVLVLYSETDQTVDPVETLSAYTRMGAPLKTMEVVNYSKSRGQHVLAGDIKDPAAVAPMVDSIVKWARTLPKTPG, from the coding sequence TTGGCACCTTCCGCATTCGACTCCCCTGCACCGGCACCCGCACGCCGCCTCTGGCTCCGACTGGTGCTGGGTCTGCTCGGGTTGATCCTGGTTGCCGGGGCTGTTTTCCTGACCGGGCCGCGCAACGAATTTGGGCCCGACACACCCACGCAGCGCGCCCTGCCGCCGCAGGACATTGCTGCACTGGATGCCTGGCTGCAAACCAGCGAGGCCACCTACACCGACATCCGGCCCGGCAACGCCAAAGGGATTGTGTGGAATTCGACCAACCACGAGCGCACACCCTGGGCCGTGGTGTACATCCACGGTTTCTCCGCCAGCCGGCTGGAAACAGCACCGGTGGCCGAGCGTGTGGCCAAGGAGCTGGGTGCCAATACCTTCTATACACGGCTGGCCGGGCATGGGCGTTCCGGTGCCGCCATGGGTGAAGCCAGCCCGCAAGACTGGATGGCAGACGCCATCGAAGCGGTGCGCATTGGCAAAACCCTGGGCGAGCGCGTGCTGGTGATCAGCTGCTCAACCGGCTCCACACTGGCCACCTGGCTGGCGACCAGCGCGGAAGGCAACAGCGTGGCCGCGCACGCCTTCATCTCGCCCAACTTCGGCCCCAAGGACAAACGCTCCGAAATCATCAACGGCCCCTGGGGCAAGAACATTGCGCTCGCGCTGGAGGGTGAAAACCGCGGCTGGACGCCCGAAGACAAGCGAGAAACCCAAGCCTGGACCACGCGTTACCCCACACGCGCGCTGTTTCCCATGATGGCCATGGTGAAACATGTGCGTGAGAGCGACCTGTCCACCTTCCAGACCCCGGTACTGGTGCTTTACAGCGAAACAGACCAGACGGTGGACCCGGTCGAAACGCTGTCCGCCTACACCCGCATGGGCGCGCCGCTCAAAACGATGGAAGTGGTGAACTACAGCAAGAGCCGGGGCCAGCACGTGCTGGCTGGTGACATCAAGGACCCCGCAGCCGTGGCGCCCATGGTGGACAGCATCGTGAAATGGGCACGCACCCTGCCCAAGACACCGGGTTAA
- a CDS encoding TetR/AcrR family transcriptional regulator yields the protein MSEALSTVQQRKAREAEARRTHIFAVVKALIKKGGAGEVTIRRVAHEAGFSTTVVYSLFKDKATLITRAMDDDLLALVGAMRTAATAGSNPVERLRLAGQAYVQFGLQHPDEYALVFMEPRPHTPVDAAEVEHGNAEQDPYAFAYSLMQAAAAEDEATVHLMAHIFWQGLHGMVSLGLVMGKDPWFPSIAPQTNVDALMDVLLAGLGQRFRFGASA from the coding sequence ATGTCCGAAGCCCTGAGCACCGTCCAGCAGCGCAAGGCGCGTGAGGCCGAAGCACGGCGCACGCATATCTTTGCGGTGGTCAAGGCGCTAATTAAGAAGGGCGGTGCAGGCGAAGTCACCATCCGCCGCGTGGCGCATGAAGCGGGTTTCTCCACCACGGTGGTGTATTCGCTGTTCAAGGACAAGGCCACGCTGATCACACGCGCCATGGACGACGACCTGCTGGCCCTGGTGGGTGCCATGCGTACCGCGGCGACCGCAGGCAGCAATCCGGTGGAGCGTCTGCGCCTGGCGGGTCAGGCCTATGTGCAGTTCGGTTTGCAGCACCCGGATGAATACGCGCTGGTGTTCATGGAGCCGCGCCCCCACACGCCGGTGGATGCAGCCGAGGTGGAGCATGGCAATGCTGAGCAGGACCCGTATGCCTTTGCCTACAGCCTGATGCAGGCCGCTGCGGCCGAAGACGAAGCGACCGTGCACCTGATGGCCCATATCTTCTGGCAAGGTCTGCACGGGATGGTGTCGTTGGGGCTGGTGATGGGGAAGGACCCCTGGTTTCCCAGCATCGCACCGCAGACCAATGTCGACGCGCTGATGGACGTGCTGCTCGCTGGCCTGGGCCAGCGTTTCAGGTTCGGCGCATCGGCTTAG
- a CDS encoding alanine racemase yields the protein MAQISRRRILGAAGIGLVGLGAIAARPGRHGAPHDAYFSGVAKALQQAGIATPTLVIDRKRLHANVQQIVQNIGGRMQLRVVAKSLPSIALIKDVLAQAKTDRLMVFSLPQLLQLSPAYRNILLGKPMPVAAAAAFYREQPAPVAGQTLQWLIDSPERLAQYRDLARQQQRDLAVNFEIDVGLHRGGIDSAETLQEMLAILKSEPRLRWSGLMGYDAHVTKIPNIAGATQRAMDHARQAYAAYAQQVQTALGEAAKTATYNAAGSPTYRLYDGSGVENELSVGSAMVKGTDFDTPLLDDLLPATFIATPVLKTPPKFRIPYGVEWIGNAAQVWDRNLERAYFIYGGNWLADPVSPPGLAASGLYGTSSNQMVLVGSGLQELKVDDVVFFRPRQSEAVLQQFGDIAVFEDGKITEFWKPMQATA from the coding sequence ATGGCACAGATTTCACGCAGACGCATTTTGGGTGCGGCAGGTATTGGCCTGGTTGGTTTGGGCGCCATTGCGGCCCGGCCCGGGCGCCACGGCGCTCCGCACGACGCCTATTTCTCTGGCGTGGCCAAAGCCCTGCAACAGGCCGGCATTGCCACGCCCACGCTGGTGATAGACCGCAAACGCCTGCATGCCAACGTGCAGCAGATCGTGCAGAACATTGGCGGACGTATGCAACTGCGCGTGGTGGCCAAGTCTTTGCCCAGCATTGCGCTGATCAAGGATGTGCTGGCACAGGCCAAGACCGACCGCTTGATGGTTTTCAGCCTGCCCCAGTTGCTGCAGCTCTCCCCGGCGTATCGCAATATCCTGCTGGGCAAACCCATGCCGGTGGCGGCCGCTGCGGCTTTTTACCGCGAACAGCCAGCCCCCGTGGCCGGGCAGACCTTGCAGTGGCTCATCGATAGCCCCGAGCGCCTTGCGCAGTACCGCGATCTGGCACGCCAGCAGCAGCGCGACCTGGCGGTCAATTTCGAGATTGATGTGGGCTTGCACCGTGGTGGTATCGACAGTGCCGAGACCCTGCAGGAGATGCTGGCAATTCTGAAGTCCGAGCCGCGCCTGCGCTGGTCGGGTCTGATGGGTTACGACGCCCACGTCACCAAGATTCCCAATATTGCCGGTGCCACCCAGCGCGCGATGGACCATGCGCGCCAGGCCTACGCGGCGTATGCACAACAGGTGCAAACCGCACTGGGTGAGGCTGCCAAGACGGCGACCTACAACGCCGCCGGTTCACCCACCTACCGCCTGTACGACGGCTCCGGGGTGGAGAACGAGTTGTCTGTCGGTTCGGCCATGGTGAAGGGCACGGACTTTGATACGCCACTGCTGGACGATCTGCTACCGGCCACCTTCATCGCCACGCCGGTGCTCAAGACCCCGCCCAAGTTCCGCATCCCGTATGGCGTGGAGTGGATTGGCAATGCAGCCCAGGTGTGGGACCGCAATCTCGAGCGGGCCTATTTCATCTACGGCGGCAACTGGCTGGCCGACCCGGTATCGCCCCCAGGCCTTGCGGCCAGTGGCCTGTACGGCACGTCATCCAACCAGATGGTGCTGGTGGGCTCGGGGCTGCAAGAGTTGAAGGTGGACGATGTGGTCTTCTTCCGCCCGCGCCAGAGCGAAGCCGTGCTGCAGCAGTTTGGTGACATTGCGGTGTTTGAGGACGGCAAGATCACCGAATTCTGGAAACCCATGCAAGCCACCGCCTGA
- a CDS encoding D-arabinono-1,4-lactone oxidase — protein MPALSRRKALKTMAAASLVPTLGAHALPARAATAVAPTGSAAVASGATKAAWSNWSGSAKAASASLQTPADAAAVQQLFRETTGVVRCVGAGHSFTPLVPTDGTILSLDRMAGLIGHNKSTMTASFHAGTRLAQLSRQLDLVGMGLRNLPDIDAQSFAGAISTATHGTGAELPALHADVQALQIVTPRGELLECSATKQPDLFAAAKVSLGSLGVLTQATTTVLPAYGLQRKVWLKPVEELLQIAPTLAQQHRHFEFYYLPFTGYAAAITHDVYTGTEVVHPEAADEEMLRDLRHLRDWLGRFPDLRRWVAKKLIDPNQTELAQDRSWKLLSTQRPTKFNETECHVPRELGIACVREIIQVLERRNDVFFPMEFRFIKADDAWLSPFYQRDSCSIAVHAAVGEPYDYLVPEIAPVFRKFQGRPHWGKLHGHTAADLSALYPRWKDFLAVRAQLDPTGRMLNPHLRSLFGIAQSA, from the coding sequence ATGCCCGCACTTTCCCGCCGCAAGGCCCTCAAAACGATGGCTGCCGCCAGCTTGGTGCCCACACTCGGGGCGCATGCCCTGCCTGCTCGGGCTGCAACGGCTGTTGCTCCCACGGGCTCAGCAGCCGTTGCCAGCGGTGCAACCAAGGCTGCGTGGAGCAACTGGTCAGGGAGCGCAAAAGCCGCTTCGGCCTCATTGCAAACGCCGGCCGACGCCGCAGCGGTGCAACAACTGTTTCGCGAGACCACCGGCGTCGTACGCTGTGTGGGCGCAGGGCACTCTTTTACGCCGTTGGTGCCCACAGACGGAACCATCCTGTCGCTGGACCGCATGGCCGGGTTGATTGGTCACAACAAGAGCACCATGACGGCCAGTTTTCATGCGGGGACGCGTCTGGCACAGCTCTCACGCCAGCTCGATCTGGTGGGCATGGGACTGCGCAATCTGCCCGATATTGATGCCCAGTCTTTTGCCGGTGCCATCAGTACCGCAACCCATGGCACTGGCGCTGAACTACCGGCCTTGCATGCGGACGTGCAGGCCCTGCAGATTGTCACGCCGCGCGGTGAACTGCTCGAGTGCAGCGCCACCAAGCAGCCGGATCTGTTCGCCGCAGCCAAAGTTTCATTGGGCAGTTTGGGCGTCCTGACCCAAGCCACCACCACGGTGCTGCCAGCCTATGGTCTGCAGCGCAAGGTCTGGCTCAAGCCCGTGGAGGAGTTATTGCAGATCGCTCCCACACTAGCGCAGCAGCACCGCCACTTCGAGTTTTACTACCTGCCATTTACCGGCTACGCGGCGGCCATTACCCACGATGTCTATACGGGCACCGAGGTCGTGCACCCTGAGGCTGCGGACGAAGAGATGTTGCGCGACCTGCGGCATTTGCGCGACTGGCTGGGGCGCTTCCCCGACCTGCGGCGCTGGGTGGCCAAGAAGCTGATTGACCCGAACCAGACTGAGCTGGCACAGGACCGGTCCTGGAAACTGCTGTCGACCCAGCGCCCCACCAAGTTCAACGAAACCGAATGCCACGTGCCACGCGAATTGGGCATTGCCTGCGTGCGCGAAATCATCCAGGTGCTGGAGCGTCGCAATGACGTGTTCTTCCCCATGGAGTTCCGTTTTATCAAGGCCGATGACGCCTGGTTGAGCCCCTTCTACCAGCGCGACAGCTGTTCGATTGCAGTGCACGCGGCGGTGGGGGAACCCTACGACTACCTGGTGCCGGAAATCGCGCCGGTGTTCCGCAAATTCCAGGGGCGCCCGCACTGGGGCAAGTTGCACGGGCATACCGCCGCAGACCTGTCGGCCTTGTACCCACGCTGGAAGGATTTTCTGGCGGTACGCGCGCAGCTTGATCCCACCGGGCGCATGCTCAACCCGCATTTGCGCAGCCTGTTTGGCATCGCGCAGTCGGCATAA
- a CDS encoding c-type cytochrome — MFAAALVLAACSKGLPEAGPADERRAEAARPTDALLAQKYERACLTCHASIISKAPLTGFAAHWQARLQQGMPTLVAHVRDGFQGMPARGFCNDCNDQDFAALIVFMSQPQNSKE; from the coding sequence ATGTTCGCCGCCGCCTTGGTCTTGGCCGCCTGTAGCAAGGGACTGCCCGAGGCAGGCCCGGCTGATGAGCGCCGCGCAGAGGCGGCCCGCCCCACGGACGCCTTGCTGGCGCAGAAGTATGAGCGGGCGTGCCTGACTTGCCATGCCAGCATCATCAGCAAAGCGCCTTTGACCGGGTTTGCCGCGCACTGGCAAGCCCGCCTGCAGCAGGGCATGCCGACGCTGGTAGCGCATGTGCGCGATGGCTTTCAGGGCATGCCTGCACGCGGCTTTTGCAACGACTGCAATGACCAGGACTTCGCCGCACTGATTGTTTTTATGTCCCAACCCCAAAATTCCAAGGAGTAG
- a CDS encoding PilZ domain-containing protein: MDTADTPTEEVTRLPLKALGIRTGMALQTRRLVEGASKKESQFYGAIEGKGVMVGPLGTEGTKTELEEGEVCVVRGFTGQYEFSFLSKVLQTFEKPFAYALLAYPAMVDAKLVRHSMRVKTSWPTTVLQPGKDGAATPQALDVTLIDISMSGTMIKAPTALAAIGEVLTLSMDAIVDNMPVRLTLAGKVCHNNRAGGEDAFCIGLAFTNLTQQDKLLLNYLLQGPITG; encoded by the coding sequence ATGGACACTGCTGACACCCCCACCGAAGAAGTCACCCGACTTCCCCTGAAGGCCCTTGGAATACGCACCGGCATGGCACTGCAAACCCGCCGCCTGGTGGAAGGCGCCAGCAAAAAGGAATCCCAGTTTTACGGCGCCATCGAAGGTAAAGGTGTCATGGTCGGTCCGTTGGGCACCGAAGGCACAAAAACCGAACTGGAGGAAGGTGAAGTCTGTGTTGTCCGAGGCTTTACAGGGCAATACGAATTTTCGTTTCTGAGCAAGGTCCTGCAAACCTTCGAAAAACCCTTTGCCTATGCCCTGTTGGCTTACCCGGCCATGGTGGACGCCAAGTTGGTGCGCCACTCCATGCGCGTCAAAACCTCCTGGCCCACCACCGTGCTGCAACCTGGCAAAGATGGGGCGGCGACGCCACAAGCGCTGGACGTGACGCTGATCGACATCAGCATGTCCGGCACCATGATCAAGGCACCCACAGCATTGGCGGCCATTGGTGAAGTCCTCACACTATCCATGGACGCTATCGTGGACAACATGCCTGTGCGGCTGACGCTGGCGGGCAAGGTGTGCCACAACAACAGAGCCGGAGGCGAAGACGCTTTCTGCATCGGCTTGGCGTTCACGAATCTCACCCAGCAAGACAAGCTGCTACTTAACTATCTGCTGCAAGGTCCAATCACGGGCTAA
- the dnaQ gene encoding DNA polymerase III subunit epsilon — translation MRQIFLDTETTGFNANHPHNPDRMVEIGCVEMVNRKLTGNNLHFYLNPGRDSDEGALRVHGLTTEFLRDKPRFEEIAEQLTDYVADAEIIIHNAPFDLSFLDMELGRTGRPVFKDYAASIVDTLVMAKEMFPGKRNSLDALCSRLDVDNSGRTLHGALLDAELLADVYINMTRGQDALLMDTAAVEEKGFVVESVDLSGIVLTVVSANAQELQAHEEVVVQLDKSSGGKSFWRNVA, via the coding sequence ATGCGTCAAATTTTCCTGGACACGGAAACTACCGGTTTCAACGCCAACCATCCGCATAACCCGGATCGCATGGTGGAAATTGGCTGTGTGGAAATGGTCAATCGCAAGCTGACCGGCAACAACCTGCACTTCTACCTCAACCCGGGACGTGACAGTGACGAAGGTGCCTTGCGTGTTCACGGGTTAACGACGGAATTTCTGAGAGACAAGCCCCGCTTTGAAGAGATTGCGGAGCAACTGACCGACTACGTGGCCGATGCGGAAATCATCATCCACAACGCGCCATTCGATCTGTCATTTCTGGATATGGAGCTTGGTCGCACCGGCCGCCCGGTGTTCAAGGACTATGCGGCATCCATTGTCGACACGCTTGTCATGGCCAAGGAGATGTTTCCTGGCAAACGCAATAGCCTGGACGCTCTGTGTTCGCGACTGGATGTAGACAACTCCGGGCGTACTTTGCACGGCGCTCTGTTAGATGCGGAGCTGCTCGCCGATGTCTATATCAACATGACCCGGGGGCAGGATGCCCTGTTGATGGACACTGCAGCAGTGGAGGAAAAAGGGTTTGTCGTGGAAAGCGTGGATCTGAGCGGCATTGTGCTGACGGTGGTGTCTGCCAACGCGCAGGAACTTCAGGCGCACGAGGAAGTGGTGGTCCAGTTGGACAAATCCAGCGGCGGAAAATCGTTTTGGCGAAATGTGGCCTAA
- the fdx gene encoding ISC system 2Fe-2S type ferredoxin, whose amino-acid sequence MPIIKIMPHPEYCPQGIEVSAPSGTSICEALLENGINIEHACDMSAACTTCHVVVREGFASLNDLDETEEDLLDRAWGLEPNSRLSCQAILAQKDLLVEIPKYSINHAKENH is encoded by the coding sequence ATGCCCATCATCAAAATCATGCCGCATCCCGAGTACTGCCCGCAGGGGATCGAGGTCTCGGCGCCTTCCGGGACCTCGATCTGCGAGGCGCTGCTGGAAAACGGCATCAATATCGAGCACGCCTGCGACATGAGTGCGGCGTGTACCACTTGCCACGTGGTGGTGCGTGAAGGTTTTGCATCGCTGAATGACCTCGATGAAACCGAAGAAGACCTGCTGGACCGCGCCTGGGGGCTGGAACCCAACTCCCGCCTGAGTTGCCAGGCGATCCTGGCCCAAAAGGATTTGCTCGTTGAAATTCCGAAATACTCCATCAATCACGCCAAAGAAAACCACTGA
- the hscA gene encoding Fe-S protein assembly chaperone HscA has translation MALLQISEPGQSPNPHERRIAVGIDLGTTHSLVAAVRSGIAECLPDGEGRVILPSVVRYLDAERRQIGFDALANQTTDPGNTIASVKRLMGRGLKDIVGADQLPYALLDTPGMVQVRTIAGAKSPVEVSAEILATLRFRAEDTFNDDIFGAVITVPAYFDDAQRQATKDAAKLAGLNVLRLINEPTAAAIAYGLDNASEGVYAVYDLGGGTFDISVLRLTAGVFEVLATGGDSALGGDDYDRALADWLLAESGLTADSPEDRALIQAAARSCKEALSSEDIVTAEVDLSGGALDMSLNREQFEAVTAALTARTLQAVRKTLRDASLAKDEIQGVVMVGGSTRMPQVQAAVADFFGKAPLTNLNPDEVVALGAAIQANQLAGNNPSGDLLLLDVIPLSLGIETMGGLVERIVPRNQTIPTAMAQDFTTYKDGQTALALHVVQGERDLVTDCRSLARFELRGIPPMAAGAARIRVTFTVDADGLLNVSAKEQVSGVEARIDVKPSYGLSDDQIAQMLKDSFTTAAADVKMRALVEARVDADRLLLATHSALDADGELLAPDARTAIDAAMTQLREASTSEDAAHIEAQSKALANATEAFAAMRMNKGIAQALSGKNIATL, from the coding sequence ATGGCCTTATTGCAGATTTCCGAGCCCGGGCAATCGCCCAACCCGCACGAGCGCCGTATTGCCGTGGGTATTGACCTCGGCACCACACATTCGCTGGTCGCTGCTGTACGCAGTGGTATCGCGGAATGCTTACCGGACGGTGAGGGCAGGGTGATATTGCCCAGCGTAGTGCGTTACCTGGATGCCGAGCGTCGCCAAATCGGTTTTGACGCGCTGGCCAACCAAACCACCGATCCCGGCAACACCATCGCTTCGGTCAAGCGCCTGATGGGCCGCGGACTGAAAGATATCGTTGGTGCCGATCAGCTTCCCTACGCGCTCCTGGACACGCCCGGCATGGTGCAAGTACGCACGATTGCCGGCGCCAAAAGTCCGGTCGAAGTGAGCGCAGAGATTCTGGCAACCTTGCGTTTTCGTGCGGAAGACACGTTCAACGACGACATCTTTGGCGCGGTGATTACGGTGCCGGCGTACTTTGACGACGCGCAACGCCAGGCGACCAAGGACGCTGCCAAGCTGGCTGGACTCAACGTATTGCGCCTGATCAACGAGCCTACCGCCGCGGCTATTGCTTACGGCCTGGACAACGCTTCCGAAGGCGTTTATGCCGTTTACGACTTGGGTGGTGGTACCTTTGATATTTCTGTCCTGCGCCTGACCGCTGGCGTGTTTGAGGTGCTGGCGACAGGCGGTGACTCTGCGCTGGGCGGTGACGACTATGACCGCGCGTTGGCCGATTGGCTGCTGGCCGAATCCGGCTTGACCGCAGACTCGCCCGAAGACCGCGCATTGATTCAAGCGGCAGCCCGTAGCTGCAAGGAAGCCTTGTCCTCCGAAGACATCGTGACGGCCGAGGTCGATTTGTCCGGCGGCGCGCTGGATATGTCGCTGAACCGTGAACAGTTCGAGGCAGTAACCGCCGCGCTGACGGCCCGCACGCTGCAAGCAGTGCGCAAGACCTTGCGAGACGCATCGCTTGCCAAAGACGAAATTCAAGGCGTGGTGATGGTGGGTGGCTCCACCCGCATGCCACAGGTGCAAGCCGCCGTCGCGGATTTCTTTGGCAAAGCGCCGTTGACCAATCTGAACCCGGACGAGGTCGTTGCGCTGGGCGCAGCGATCCAGGCCAACCAGTTGGCGGGTAACAACCCTTCGGGTGACTTGCTGTTGCTGGATGTGATTCCGTTGTCGCTGGGCATAGAGACTATGGGCGGCTTGGTGGAGCGCATCGTGCCGCGCAACCAGACCATCCCCACCGCTATGGCGCAGGATTTCACGACTTACAAAGATGGCCAGACCGCGCTGGCGTTGCATGTGGTGCAGGGTGAACGTGATCTGGTGACCGATTGCCGCAGCTTGGCGCGCTTTGAATTGCGCGGCATTCCGCCGATGGCAGCCGGTGCCGCGCGCATTCGCGTGACGTTTACCGTGGATGCCGATGGATTGCTGAACGTCTCCGCCAAAGAGCAGGTTAGCGGTGTCGAAGCGCGTATCGACGTTAAACCGTCTTACGGCCTGTCTGACGACCAGATTGCGCAAATGCTCAAGGACAGCTTCACGACCGCCGCAGCTGATGTGAAGATGCGGGCGTTGGTCGAGGCGCGTGTCGATGCAGATCGGCTGCTGCTGGCCACCCACAGCGCGCTGGATGCTGACGGCGAATTGTTGGCACCCGATGCGCGCACGGCAATCGACGCTGCAATGACACAACTGAGGGAAGCCAGCACCTCTGAGGACGCCGCCCACATCGAAGCCCAGTCCAAGGCGCTTGCCAATGCCACTGAGGCCTTTGCTGCAATGCGCATGAACAAAGGCATTGCCCAGGCTTTGTCCGGCAAAAATATCGCGACCCTGTAA